One Triticum dicoccoides isolate Atlit2015 ecotype Zavitan chromosome 3B, WEW_v2.0, whole genome shotgun sequence genomic window, aagtaattatgcaaacattaacttttctgtgttattaaccattaacttgtgacgaatgtatctcatagcataacatcaaaatgggtcgattcaacacaaatgttctaccAACATCGTGCCCTCATAATTGccagcatagacatgcccatgatcaggaaaacatgatcatcatgcaatacatgagccagtcttagaggcaagactaggaatacattttaccgtttagtataccacacgtgcacatgagttttcctccgagcctcgtggatattgcagactcgaaaatcattgcagttatagcatggaagctAAACATTCATTACAAACTTTGGAGATACAAAATAACtaatattactgcctctagggcatatctcctacagcaaTAGCATGGATGAAGCGGAACTTAGAGTGACACTTTGCGGGGCTATACATTGGTATAACTCTCCACAAATCCACCATTGAAGAAACTAATTGCTCTTTAGTGGCTTTTTTTCTTGCCAATGATCTTCTAGACAGGTCTCCTCTAGCTGATCTAAAGATAGAAGCATTAAGTTCATCCAAGTTGATATGATAAATTGCAAGATATCCAAGATTAACAGAAGGGCTAATAGGGTGGCGCATGAGATTGGGAAGTTCAGCTTTGATAATAGGTTCGATGGTGTGCTTCTTCCGCCCTGCGTAGCTAAATTCATAACGGATGATTGTATGAATATTTTAATTTAATTAATATATGGGATGGGTTTTCAAAAAACATAGAAGAACATCCTTCCACTCCTAGCCCGGCCTCAGCCATTGAGTCTGGGCCGGCCGGCCCACACAACATCTAGTACTTGCCTTTGAAGACCCTCTTCAAAGAGTACCATACTAACCTGATGGCTGACTCTTATTACCATGATTTCTTATTACCATCTAATCGAGCTACAAGCAAGATGCATGCCACTATAATAGCATGATGAGCCGGCCCACTCATCATCCAAAGAATAACAAACATCATGTAAAAACAACAAGAACCTCTATGTGCAGAGACATTGATGGGAGATATTTGAGATCGTCAGTCGTTGTGCATGCTAACATCGTACCCTGGAATTCAATGCTGGACCTCAACCTCAACCTACACGAGGATCAGTGGCACTAGACGCGTCAAATGTGGTTCGTGAGCAGCCTCAGTAAGTTCTCTCCTTAATCTGGaagataggtggaaaatgtttcaaGAGGTGAGAACAACGTAGCAGTTATACTAGACTCAGAGGAAACCAATTTCTTATAATCGGTTTGAGGAGGATAAATTCATGTTTTCTCGTGTAATGTGCACCTAACCAAAACGTTATAACACTACACGACAGCGGCATCTGCGACTCTTAAGTTTACTTGGCCGGCCATCCTCGGAGTAACAATCCCCCAATAGCCCTCCTCTCCAGCGTTTCCATTCCGCCGTCACCCAACACCCCCCTCCCGGCGCACCCTCACCCACGCCCCCCCACACACTCTACCACCGTCCCACCGCCAAAATGGCTGGATCCCACTGCCACCGCTCTCGGCTTCTGATCAGAAGCGCGGATCCACGCCGCCATGGGCCGCCCTGAGTCTATGGTTGCAGTGGAGCGTCCTCCTCCCGCGGCGATGCTTCCTGCTTCCTTGATCTCCCATTGACACCACCACCGCAGAGGAAATACTTGGCGTGAGGCAGCGGGCCTGGGGACGTGGGTAGAGGAGATCACCGACCGTGAAACACGCGAGAAGATTTGGATTGAATCTTCCCAATTGGCGGTGCTGGCCACGTGTGAATATGCCATAAGATTGGTATGCCTCCATGGCGCCAACGCCCAACACAGCTTCGACAATGGCCTGCCACAGTTGATGCCCGTTGACCCTCGGGTCGCTACCGTATGGGAGACATGGGAAGATCGGAGGCATGTGAGCGCGTCGAGATGGAGCATGTCGACGAGGCATATATGGCGGAGCTCCGCCACCTATACCAGGAGCATGGCAAGCAGGAGCATTGGTTGTATGAGCTATACAAGTCCGGGGCAGCAGTGGTCATTGATCTTTGCTCCAGCGATGACGACGgagacggcgatggcggcggtggtggcgacggAGTGTGTCAGGCGGTGTTGGTGGAGCGGGCGAGGATGCCATGATCGAATCGGACCGGGAGAGGTTGATGAACGAGAGAGCTAGTGAGtagtatttttattttttatgcaaGCTAATTCCAATTTCTTTAAGTTATGTAATATAGTTTATGCAACTAGTTGAATCGAATTCGAATCAAGTTTGATGTAGTTGTTTGAATCAAATTTGCACCAAATTTGCGTTCAGTTTTTTTAAGGAGTTCAGTTTAGGACTTTGGTTAGAAGCGACACCTTTTTAGAGGAGCGAATATACTCCACTAAAGGATGCTCGTCCATTTGTGAATTATAGGGAATCGGTTAGCGATTCTCTTACAGGTTCTTTTGTAAGAGATTGACATGTCCTCTTCCCCACTAATCTCCCTCCCCCTGATTTTAACTATACCCCTTTCTCCCTAATGATAGTCTTCATTCTACTTTTAATTGTGGTGGTGCTGCTGCTGTCTGTGGTGCTGCTGCTGGCGGTCAGCTGTGCGCTGCTGTCTGTGGCTGCTGTCTGTGGCTGCGGACACCACAAATACTCCATCCCCACAACCGTTTGTATGGCAGAAGGCGCATGCGACATTCTACGGCAGCGCTGACGCCTCCGACACAATGGGTAATCATTCAAGTCACACAACTACATATATCTTGTGTGTGCATGCccgcttcatcttgttcttctgtcTATTAAACCTTGCGATGGATATTATATATTACAGGTGGCGCATGCGGGTATGGCAACCTCTTCTCTGAAGGATATGGGACACGCACGGCGGCTTTGAGCACCGTGCTATTCAACAACGGCACCGCGTGCGGGCAGTGTTACAAGATCGCATGTGATCGCAAGCGCGCGGACCCGTTGTTTTGTAAGCCGGGCGTGACAGTGACCGTGACGGCCACTAACTTTTGCCCACCGAATGACGCCCTCCCCAATGATAATGGCGGCTGGTGCAACATGCCAAGGCCGCACTTCGACATGGCCCAGCCGGCCTGGGAGAAAATCGGTGTTTATAAAGGTGGCATCATCCCCGTAATGTACCAGAGGTATATATGCGCCTCTTATAAGTTCATAAATTAGCCCAATGTCACCGGAGCCACATAACATCAACTCGTTCTATGCCACTACCATAAACAAGCAGGGTTCCGTGCGTGAAGCGGGGCGGCGTGAGGTTCAAAATCAACGGTCAGGATTACTTCAATCTTGTGCTTGTGAGCAATGTTGCTGCAACAGGCTCCATCGAGTCCATGGATGTCAAGAGCAATGATTCTGAAGACTGGATGCCTATGGCACGAAATTGGGGTGCTAACTGGCACTCGTTGGCGAACCTTAGCGGAAAGATGCTCTCCTTCAGACTAACCAACACTGATGGACACACGCTTGTGTTCAACGACATTGTGCCAAAGGGGTGGACCTTTGGGCAATCATTTGTTAGCAAATTGCAATTCTAGCAAGCAATGTGTGCCGACCAATTAATTTACCAGGGCAAGGTATTGATTTGTAATAATTAATTGCATAAAGTGCAAGTTATGGTGCTTAATGTGTGTGTGCTGCTTGTAGCACTGATCTAATTTTAAAATTCAGTTTCTTCATATTCACTGTGTAGTTCGTATGGTGTATAAAAGATCCAGTTCATTCTGTCGATTGAGTATTCTACAAAATTACTTGTATAATGCATTCTGTAAATAGATTATGTCAGTTTTTTTCAATTTATGGTAAGCCGCTAACATATAAGCATTGAAAAATATCCATGAAAAAACCCAAATTATGCATTCCTGTTGAACATGTATAGTTTTAGTAGAACTATTTCAAGAGGAAGGGATTTGAACAGAAGTGGTCGGGAGAAAGAAAGTGGTCACTTATCTTTGCTAGTTGAAAAGAAGTAACATTTGAATATGCAAAGTATATATAGATATACAATTTCTCTGGCCAGGTCATTTTTGAACCAATTTTCTTTTAATTTTAGTTTGACCCTTCTCTTTGAAGAGAAGAACTTTGTAAGTATCAGTTCTTATTCAtatgcaaaaaaaggaaaaaagaaaaagaaaaatcagtTCTTATAACTGATCGATGGAGCTAACTGCATGCAAGTCTTCAAATATGTTTACGCgctgctttatagataaagcataaACAAAAGTATTTGAAGAATCTCAAAATTATCAAAGCGTTCTAGGATAATCTCAAATTAATTGGAAACAGTCGTATTTAGAGAATTAGGAAACCTTGGTCGAAGCGATGGTTTTATTATCATGGAATCCCTCCTCGATATGCAAATAAGTTTGCTTTCACACTCCATGGGGGATTGTGTCGCAAAGAGTTGTCTATAAGAATGAAGAACTCAGTCTGTCTATCCATCAACAGAAAAACGCACTACAGAATTCAGAATCAGCATGTAGCTAGTATGCTCATCTCATGTACGCAAAACATAGATCTGGCATGCATATGCGTGTTCAGTAATTGTCCATCTTCACATAGGTGCCAATCGCGTCAAGGAATTGGCCGGATCGCGCGTGGAAGCCGATGATCTTGCCACCGGGGCCGGCGTGGAGTGCGAATGACACGCCGTCCTCTTTCCCATACGGCCCGTAGCTGCGAAGGTTGCTGACAAACTTCAGCAATCTTACGACGACAAAGCCCTTGAATTGGCCATAGTGGCCATGGACGCTCGTCAGGTACTCGTCCTGCTGCAGACTGAACTGCACGTCCAAAAACAAAAAGGTAGTAACAGAGAGACCAACACTAGTGCCGAGTGCCGACTCTCGAGATAGTGGAAATCAATGGCGACGGGATACCTACCGGGGAGGGCTTGCCGCCTTCGCCACCCCACCTGTCGGTCCACGCCTCCTTGCCCTTCCGCTCGTACATGAAGGAAATGGCGTCCACGGCGTTTCCGTGCCGGAGGATGACCTGGACGATTGGGTTGATGTCCGACATGCCCGTCTCCCTGATGTTGCCACCAATGCCCCCGCAAGGACCCATCCTCACCAACGATCCCTGCATGCATACGTACGTACCGTTATTAGAATCACCCAGATCAAATTCCCCACGCTTTTGGCGCGCGCCTTACCGTTGATCCCTTGCCACTACCGGTGATGGTGACGGTGACGCTGGCCCGCGAGGACGACAGAACCTTGGGCAAAACAAGCTCGTAGCTGCAGTCACCCGGGGGACCTTGCTGCAGGAGCACGGCCTGCTGCTCCACGGCGGCTGACGATCCGGCGCACGTCTTCTGGTGCTCCGCCTTCTCGTGGTAGAGCATCTTGGTAGCGGCGCAGCCGTTTGCGTAGGCGACACGGACGGACTGCAGGACGCGCCAGGGCCAAGCAGCGGCCGTAGCTCGTCAGGATGAAGCAGCGGCTGAAGCCCGAGTTGACGAAGCAAGAAACACACTTGTCCTTGTCCGGGAGGTCGCCGTGGCAGGCCGAGCACACGACATGGCCGGCCGCGCACTATGCGTACGTGACAAAATTGTGCAAGTTAGAAAAGAACGACCAAGTAGGTGGAGAAACGCTGCAAAGAACGGCAACATATGTGTGTACCTGGAACACGGGAGGTTCGAGGGGACGAAGACATCTTGGGCAATTCAGAGCCTCCGGATCGACGTCCACGGTAATCATCATCTCCGAAGTGGCGTTCTTCTCCATCGGTTTGCTTGTTTAATCTTGCAGTGGAGTAGCACCTTGCGTACTTGTGGGCGAGCTTATGGGATGAACGTTAATTAGGGGGGGAGGCTGATCGAATATGTATTTATGATGATGTGGGTCGAAGATGGAGAGGCTCTTGCTTCTTTCGTCTTCCACGTGCGACATTAGTGCTGCATGGCATTGGCAGCATCACTTCCTCCAAAGAGGCCGCTCTAAATAAAGGACAAGTGGGAGGTGTGTAGATAATCACATCAAATAATCGTCATATTTTTTAACCTGCCCTTACCACCCCAGGGACCAAATTTATCCCTTTTTGCACTTGATGGAGAAAATAAcgcatagtaaataagatgatggaTGAACTTAGACGATGTTATAAGTTTTCTTTTTGCGGTTGGAGACGGTCTTATAAGTTGACGTATCAAAAGTATACACTTTTTCTCCACCTGGTCTACAATTACCCGCAAATAAAAAAATATGGTTTACAAAGTTTCACAACCCATCGTGCACGTGTATGCAACTCTGTGTCACATAACATTTTTTAGGGTTTTGTGGCACACTggaaatcttcttcacctacaattAGACTAATGCCAAACAGTCAAACACCTCCCGTGTCGACCTAGCTAGCTGTTGTCCTCCAAAAAGCTAGAGTTCTCTGCATCCCGTCGGCGCCGGCGCTGGTCCAtcccgtctccggtggccttaggacCATGGAGGCGGAGTGAATCTCGGCCCTTGCCGATGGGAGGGCTccacttttttcatctttttttgagctttataagggtttttgtcctgcTTAGGAAGGCAAGacagcggcggctccctgaagatggaataaaggtctcccgccTAGCCCCGTTCCTCACCggtggcgtgtggaggtgtgtctccagcggatctgtctttggtggatttgctaggATCTGTTCGTCGTTTGTCTTCATTCGTTAGTCTTCAGGTTTGATCCTTTTAATCTACACTCTTCATCCgcagcggttgctgttctggtgcgttggttctatagggccttagcacgacgacttctagactatctactacaacaaggtttgcccagctccggcgagggaggggcgatgacagcggcgcgtgttcgactcgcttcagtgcttgtagccgTCGCTAAGTGGTTTAGGGATCTGGATGTAatatttattatttctagtgttcgttcTGCTACCATGATTGAAGATTAATAGAGTGGAAGTTTTTCCCGCACAAAAAATTCATACTACCACTATCCAGGAGGCCGTGTTGCTGTAGGGCATGCCTCATGCCCTCACCATCGAGATTCTATGCCTCATCCTAAGACTAATCATAGTGGGAGTCCCAAGAGCAAAGACCGAAAGGGAATGAAGCTCTCACATCGATTATACACTGGACCTTGAAAGTGCCTCGCAATACAGGCGGTCCAATCACNNNNNNNNNNNNNNNNNNNNNNNNNNNNNNNNNNNNNNNNNNNNNNNNNNNNNNNNNNNNNNNNNNNNNNNNNNNNNNNNNNNNNNNNNNNNNNNNNNNNNNNNNNNNNNNNNNNNNNNNNNNNNNNNNNNNNNNNNNNNNNNNNNNNNNNNNNNNNNNNNNNNNNNNNNNNNNNNNNNNNNNNNNNNNNNNNNNNNNNNNNNNNNNNNNNNNNNNNNNNNNNNNNNNNNNNNNNNNNNNNNNNNNNNNNNNNNNNNNNNNNNNNNNNNNNNNATAAGCCACCCAATCTTAACAACGATGGAGCTCAGCCATTGGGTAATATTTCAATTGCAACTAATTGCAAATACCATGCCCCCATCTCGGAATTTTCGTAATTTCGCATCCTCCATCCACCCCAGAATATGTCCACGCTATCTCCCTTGCGCCGCCGTGCACACGAACATCCGATCTCGAAGGGCGCTACCATGACGCCGCCtcctttatgcccttctgtctctgcaGCTGCGATGACCGAAGGAGAAGTCACTCTTAGTCATTACTCATCAACTGCTACTAAGTGTTttaggattatttggttttcgtaagatgacttacacacctagacggagggagtacaaacgaTGCGTTTAGCTGGTTGACATGGACGGAAACATCATACAAGGGCACTCAAGGCAGATCCATCGTTCCAATGTTACCCAAGAACCGATGGCCTTGTCGTCATGGCCAACAACTTGCATTGTGACTATACCGAGGAGGTGATCTTAAGCTGCTTGAGACCAACCCCTATTGGGCACAAGGTCTTCGGCTTCGGTTCCGCCAACCTGTGAGGTATGCACAAGGTGCTTTGCATTGGATCTGAAGCTTGAAAGATCCTCGCCTTAGATGATGGCGTGGGATGGAAGAAGACGCAATCACCTCCACTTCTTGTAGTCCTGTACAGTAGCCCCGTCATGATCGCTAGCATTCTATATGTACTAGCTTCAACACAACCAGCACTTCAAAACCCTGACAAGGTTATCTCGTCTTTGTTTTGGGTGGATAGATTATCACTAAGGACATGAGGTACGAATACGATAAAAGAAGAATAAGGCAACACCTACCATCTTATTAGTGGTGGTGTCCATTGTGACAGTGGGCGCTAGAAACAGCTAGCAAGATggggatgatgacaacaacacaaAGATGGAGAGCGGTAAACGTGTGCCTTTGTAATTGACGGACCAACCTAACAAGGAATTTTTCCAcattgccaagtccgccaaggtgagCAAGGGGGCCTATTGCCCGTTGAAGAGGCCAGTGTGTGATGGTTGGAGGCCCCACAACAATCCCTCCCTGGAGGTAAACCGCACCCCAAAGGGTGCCACCATTGCCATCCCTAGTGTTAGAAGGGAGGGAGAGATTGTTgcggaatatgatggatgtattattgagcctcgagggcgagtataGATTGAGTACAAGGTTTGCAGGGCAAGACGCCTCTCCTAGAGATAAGGTAGGAGAGGATTACAAATCCTAGACTACCAAATATATGTAACCCAAATATATCTGACAACCCCCCACAGTCGTAGCGGTAGCGTTGCGAACAACAGGAACAACACGGACGGTCAGGCTGGAGAGAATAGTAGCCGACGGACTGACATCCCCCCGCAGTCGTAGCGGGAGCGTCGTGGACGGTGTCGCATCGCGGAAGCGTTGACTATAGAGGAAGTCGACGAGTTGCTCAAGCGGATGATAACCCTTTGTGTcgatgtcgatgtagccgagattgtAGGGTGGTGTAgtcgtggtcgaggtagccatgcGAAGAACGCCACGGTGATGTCGAGTCAGGGTAGCTGGTGTCGAGGGAGTCGCCATGGAGCCgtgggcgcaaggaggcgccgagttagtcatggaCGCAGTTGTGTCGAGAAGTGGTGCGCCAGGAAGGAGAAtggtgttgacgacgcgtcgcgccgggtttgccaagcccgggaacACATCATcgatgaaggcacgcatcggtgttgctagCACCGGGCATGTGTAGACGGACGAAGTTGAAGTTGACGAAGCTCCAGACcaagcttgccaggcccggggacacgttgtggacgaaggcacgcatcgtTATTgtgagcaccgggcatgcgtagacgagcgacctgcacgagctgtacgccatgtcggagaagtcagAGGGGCCAGCAAAGAAGGACTCAATGACAGTTTGCGGTGCCAATCGACGCGGTGCCGATGTCGCctgcggttgtcggagtagacgaagtggtcggggtagatgacgacgaCACTGGCGATAGGCTGGTGCTtgaacgaagacgaagggggtggacgggcggcggcggctacgggggtAGCGGCGGTGGCGGCCTGACGACGGCGGCAGgtaggttaggagtgcggcggtGGTGCTTGAAGTAGGCGAGGAACCCGATAGCGCGACGAAGATCGGCGCAGACGGTGGCGTTCCTGCGTCAAGGGAGGCAGTGCGGTGCATACCACAAGAAGTCGACGCGCGCAGATGTCGGGGGGACCGCAGGCCGCGACGGTACGACCCGAAGGGGCGATGCAACGACGGCTGGCTGGTCGGGGagacggcgggaagacctcggggcggcgggcgacggctagggtttggaTCTGTCAgggtgataccatgttagaagggatagaGAGGCATTGGTGGAATCGAtgtttattgcttgagcctcgtgggcatatatgtaGGAGTACAGTGACcaacttgaagtacaagacaaggcaTGACCAAATCTTAGTCTACCCTATACTTTctaataatcaatatactcaacaagCCATGGCCTACAAGACGGACAAAGGGCCATGCCGTCACCTTCCTTGGAGCCGGCCCGGGCTTCGTCGGTCGCTCCTCCGGCGGCAgtgagacgaggagatggaaggaAGGGTGGTAGCGCGCCAGATCTAGGGTTTCTCATGTGTCATCCAGAGGATAACGCGGGGACCGGCATGGGCGGGGCGGGCCGCCCTAATATTGCGTAGCTCGTCGAGGAAGTGGATTTTAAGCTGGTCGTCGGTGGGCCCATAGACCGTTGTGAGCGTCCATTGTAATCCGCCCTCAAAAGCTAGCTCCATCGTGACGGAGAAAAGATCGATTCGGAGGGCCAGCACCTGACCCACCGACGCGTCCCAAGTGACGATGATACCACCCCCTGCCTATGGCAGGCAGAGCGACGAACATGTTGAAGTGAATGCCTAGCATGGCGGCAATCACGCGCTGACCCACACCCTAGAGCTTGGACTCCACGAGGCAAACGAAAGAGGCATATGCCTTAGCTAGCATGTTTCGCGCCGCGGCTCCCAAGCAGGGTTATTGAGACTGCAGATATTCCAACAAAATCAATATGTCTGGCGACCATCATGGCGACGGGAGAGAGTCGCCGTCGGTGCCGATCCagccggagccaccgccgccgctcccgccGGGTGATGGGGTGGGATTGGTGGACGACAGAGGGGGGTTTTCTCCGCCGCTGATCTGCCTGGCTGCCTCGTCCCGGGGTGAGTCGCCTTCGCCTACGCCACCACTGCGGTTGTCGTCGGATCTACCTCTCCCTACGGATGAGATGCGGCTGACGCCCGTGGTGGATCCCATGGCAGCGCTCGATCTgtccccttctccggtttctcatcgAGATTCCTCGACGGAGGATCGGGATCGGGGATTCAAAAATCCTACGAAATGGAAAGTACGTTTTGAAGATGTTCGTGAGGTGGGGCGATGGATCAATGGCCTGATCTACTCGCACCCATCTCGCTGGATGACGCTCCGAGATGAAGAAGGAGATATTTTGGCCGGACGACATCTCAGCACTGACGAAGAGCTTCGTATCGGTAAGCGCTTATTGATTGATATTTTCAATATCGAGGTTCTTGAGTGTGTGCAGGTGCCCATGGAGGGTGAAGAACAAGCTGTCGTAGTTGATCTTACGGAGGACGTCGACGGACCGAAGCCTACGCAAATGTTTGGGGGACGTTTCTGGATTTTTGCGGATGAGGATGAAGACGAGGATGATCTGCCGGGAACGTCAGCTCGGTCGTCATCTACGCTTGGCTTGGTAAAATCTATCCCCGTGCCTAAACCTACGGTGAGTAGCAAGAAATCGTTATTGCTCGGTTCTCCGGTTCACTCGCAGAAGTCGAAAGTGAAACCTTGGTGTGGCCCGTTGCCGAAGGATGGGCCGCCGGATATCACCTTGTCCGACTTTTTCCGTCCTGAGTGCTCGACGAAagtgacaaggaggaagaagaagggtggtCAGACGGTGTCGCATCGACCACCGGTGGTAGCCGGTGTTCGTGATATTCGGGCGGCCAGATGCGCGCATTTGAAATCGCTTTTGGGCATAGATGGGCCGCAAGTGATCGAGGGCACCGTGGGCTTGGCTAGTACTCGGCTAGAGGCCCAGGGGGCTGGCCAGGCTTGCGGTGCGGCGGGTGTGGGCGACGTGCATGTGGAAGCCTCGGGACGGTCGCCCCCGCATGCACGATCCTCCCCTCCCCCTCATCGCGTTTCTGCTAGGGTTCGCCGTCGAGGCAAGCCTGGGTTCCCGAACGCGTCCTCGCGCCATCGGTTTCCGGTgatcgccggcggtggtggtggccgtctGCCTCCTGGACCTAGTCCGGACACGATGCCGCCCAAGCCGCCTCTGCCGCGGGTCACGCCGGCTGCGGGGAACCAGGCCGGGGTCGCGAGAGCTCCCAATTCTCAAGCTGCGGCGGCAAACGCGCCGGTCCCCGCGCGGGCTGCGCCCCCGCCCCGGTTGACTCAGCTGCCGCCGCGGGCACCGGCTCCGCCTCGGgtggtgccgccgccgccgcctcgaggggcgCCTCCTCCGGCTAGGgcggctcctcctgcgcctactccCCAGCCTAGGGCAGCGCCGCCTCCGCCACCTAGGGCCGAGCTGCCGCCGCCACAATGGCCGTGGCCGAGGCAGATGGCGGGTGGTCGCGATGGCTCGGGCCAGGGCTCAATCGGCCGTGGGACGGGCGCGACTGCTGGAGATGATCGTAACCCCCCGCGCGGTCAGTGGGGCGATGATGGGTATGGTGCGTATGGCTCTGGTCTGCACCGGGGTTCTTCGTCTACCGGAGGGGGCCGTGGGTATGCTTGGGTGGACAACGGCAATGAAAACCGGGGTTTCCAAGGACCGCCCGGCAACTTTGTCGAGGGTGCGGTTGGCCCTAATAACCGCGCTTTCCGAGGACGTTTCCACGGAGGTCGGGGCGGGAACCGGTGTCACCACCCGCCAAGTCATCCGAAGACTTCTACCGAGACGGAGGTGGCTGACTGTGGATCGGATCTACCGCAGGTGGCGGTGGAGATGGTCCAGGCTCTGGCTGCAGTCACGTTGCCGGAGCCCATGCAGACAGGTGATTCTGCTTCTGAGGAAGGTATGGAGAAGGCCGAGGGTGACAAGCTGTCCAAGTTGGCGGCTAAGAAGAAGAAGCTAACCTGTTTCCGTTGTGGGGAACCGGGACACTTTTTGGTTCAATGCACTGCGGAGTTATGCGATTTGTGCCGGAAACCTAAACATACAGCTGCCGAGTGTCCTCTTATGTTGGGGCCCAAACCTTCCGTTCAGATATACGGGGTTTGTTGTTCGGAGTTGATGTTTTTCGAGTCTCCCAGTGTGGAACCCTTGGCACCCGCGATGGAAACCTCCTTCCCCGGTGTGGTTAAGGTGGTTCATGGACCGTTGGCCGAGGCGCAGACCATTCAGCAGTTGAGGGAGCTTGCGCCGGGTAATTTTCAGTGGTCGTTACTTAAGCTCACAGATACTAGATTTAAAGTGGATTTCCCGTCTAAGGAGGATCAGCTGAGAATCCTCAAGTTCGGTATGAGCAGGGTCACGGGCACTAGTTTTGTGTTGCAGTTTGATGAGTGGAAAAAGAAGGAGCCGCAGGGCACACCGTTAACTCAGATTTGGGTTCGTTTCTCTGGGGCACCTTCTGCTCCTCTGGATAGTTTCTTGGTGACGTGGAGCCTGGGTTCTTTGATTGGCAAGACTGAGCAGGTGGATATGCAGTTCACACGTGCTCACGGGGTGGCGCGTTTACTTGTCAGTGTTGCTAA contains:
- the LOC119279131 gene encoding expansin-A24-like, encoding MGGACGYGNLFSEGYGTRTAALSTVLFNNGTACGQCYKIACDRKRADPLFCKPGVTVTVTATNFCPPNDALPNDNGGWCNMPRPHFDMAQPAWEKIGVYKGGIIPVMYQRVPCVKRGGVRFKINGQDYFNLVLVSNVAATGSIESMDVKSNDSEDWMPMARNWGANWHSLANLSGKMLSFRLTNTDGHTLVFNDIVPKGWTFGQSFVSKLQF